One window of Trifolium pratense cultivar HEN17-A07 linkage group LG5, ARS_RC_1.1, whole genome shotgun sequence genomic DNA carries:
- the LOC123885533 gene encoding expansin-A23-like — MAMSHSFIPLVFFILLLIQAIAGIDLNWYDAHATFYGGPSGAGTMQGACGYGDLYKQGYGLANTALSTALFNNGATCGACFQLFCVNDPQWCIKGAKPITVTATNFCPPNSAQPGACNPPLKHFDLSYKMFTSIAYEKGGIIPVKYRRVSCVKQGGVRFEINGNPNFLFVLVFNVANAGDVSRVSVKGSKTGWIPMKRNFGQKWNTGVNLVGQALSFQVTTSDGKTLEFYSVSPYNWQFGQTYQSQGNF, encoded by the exons ATGGCTATGTCTCACTCTTTCATTCCTCTGGTCTTTTTCATATTGCTACTTATACAGGCCATAGCTGGCATTGACCTAAATTGGTATGATGCTCATGCAACCTTCTACGGTGGTCCTTCAGGAGCTGGAACCATGC AGGGGGCTTGTGGTTATGGTGATCTGTACAAACAAGGATATGGACTTGCAAACACAGCACTAAGCACAGCTCTATTCAATAATGGAGCTACTTGTGGTGCTTGTTTTCAGTTATTTTGTGTCAACGATCCCCAATGGTGCATAAAGGGCGCAAAGCCAATCACAGTAACCGCAACAAATTTTTGTCCTCCAAATTCCGCCCAGCCCGGTGCTTGTAACCCACCACTAAAACACTTTGACTTAAGTTATAAAATGTTCACTTCTATTGCCTACGAAAAAGGCGGTATCATACCCGTTAAATATCGACGTGTTTCATGTGTGAAACAAGGGGGTGTTAGGTTTGAGATCAAcggaaaccctaatttcttgtttgttttggtgttcAATGTTGCCAATGCTGGTGATGTTTCTCGTGTTAGTGTCAAAGGGTCTAAGACTGGATGGATTCCCATGAAGCGCAATTTTGGACAAAAGTGGAATACTGGAGTGAATTTGGTAGGACAAGCTTTGTCATTTCAAGTTACTACAAGTGATGGAAAAACTTTGGAGTTTTATTCAGTTTCTCCTTACAACTGGCAATTTGGACAGACTTATCAGAGCCAGggtaatttttag
- the LOC123885585 gene encoding expansin-A23-like, translating to MAMSHSFIPLVFFILLLIQAIAGIDLNWYDAHATFYGGPSGAGTMQGACGYGDLYKQGYGLANTALSTALFNNGATCGACFQLFCVNDPQWCIKGAKPITVTATNFCPPNSAQPGACNPPLKHFDLSYKMFTSIAYEKGGIIPVKYRRVSCVKQGGVRFEINGNPNFLFVLVFNVANAGDVSRVSVKGSKTGWIPMKRNFGQKWNTGVNLVGQALSFQVTTSDGKTLEFYSVSPYNWQFGQTYQSQGNF from the exons GGCCATAGCTGGCATTGACCTAAATTGGTATGATGCTCATGCAACCTTCTACGGTGGTCCTTCAGGAGCTGGAACCATGC AGGGGGCTTGTGGTTATGGTGATCTGTACAAACAAGGATATGGACTTGCAAACACAGCACTAAGCACAGCTCTATTCAATAATGGAGCTACTTGTGGTGCTTGTTTTCAGTTATTTTGTGTCAACGATCCCCAATGGTGCATAAAGGGCGCAAAGCCAATCACAGTAACCGCAACAAATTTTTGTCCTCCAAATTCCGCCCAGCCCGGTGCTTGTAACCCACCACTAAAACACTTTGACTTAAGTTATAAAATGTTCACTTCTATTGCCTACGAAAAAGGCGGTATCATACCCGTTAAATATCGACGTGTTTCATGTGTAAAACAAGGGGGTGTTAGGTTTGAGATCAAcggaaaccctaatttcttgtttgttttggtgttcAATGTTGCCAATGCTGGTGATGTTTCTCGTGTTAGTGTCAAAGGGTCTAAGACTGGATGGATTCCCATGAAGCGCAATTTTGGACAAAAGTGGAATACTGGAGTGAATTTGGTAGGACAAGCTTTGTCATTTCAAGTTACTACAAGTGATGGAAAAACTTTGGAGTTTTATTCAGTTTCTCCTTACAACTGGCAATTTGGACAGACTTATCAGAGCCAGggtaatttttag